A DNA window from Paralichthys olivaceus isolate ysfri-2021 chromosome 11, ASM2471397v2, whole genome shotgun sequence contains the following coding sequences:
- the pcp4b gene encoding calmodulin regulator protein PCP4 — translation MSERQGSGATAVSKTSGGQDASKTDVPEDFDIDMENPETEKAAVAIQSQFRKFQKKKQVEKS, via the exons AGACAAGGATCTGGAGCAACTGCTGTCAGCAAGACGTCTGGAGGACAGG ATGCGTCCAAGACGGACGTCCCGGAGGACTTTGACATTGACATGGAAAACCCAGAAACTGAGAAGGCTGCGGTCGCCATCCAGTCCCAGTTCAGGAAGTTCCAAAAGAAGAAGCAGGTTGAGAAGTCCTAG